In Candidatus Binatia bacterium, the sequence AGAGGAACTGCATGCCGGGGTTCGCTGCGCTGGTTGGCTGGAACAGCTCCAGGGCCGCATCCCCGATGGACAGAAAGGCCCAGCGCATGTTCAATTGCGGCGTGACCCCGCTCCGTTCCACCGGAAACGCGAAGTTGGCGGTAAACGTCTTCACCGCGGCATCGAGGTCCTTCACCACAATCGCCACATGATCGATCTTCTTGGCTAGCGGCATTGGTCTTCTCTCGTTTCTGGTCTCTGGTCCCGAGCTGAATGCTGAAGGCTGACAGCTGACCGCTTCTTCAGTCCATCGGTTGCG encodes:
- a CDS encoding VOC family protein, with the protein product MPLAKKIDHVAIVVKDLDAAVKTFTANFAFPVERSGVTPQLNMRWAFLSIGDAALELFQPTSAANPGMQFLSERGEGMYAVSLEVESLADAVAHLAKKGITARIQSLHEGTKVCFISPKHTHGVLLQLIEHPK